Proteins encoded in a region of the Candidatus Deferrimicrobium sp. genome:
- the rd gene encoding rubredoxin, translating to MKKWRCVVCSYIYDPAAGDPENGVPPGTAFENIPDDWVCPLCGAGKDEFEAVD from the coding sequence ATGAAGAAATGGAGATGCGTCGTCTGCAGCTACATCTACGATCCGGCCGCCGGCGACCCGGAGAACGGCGTGCCGCCCGGCACCGCCTTCGAAAACATCCCGGACGACTGGGTATGCCCCCTCTGCGGCGCGGGGAAGGATGAGTTCGAGGCCGTAGACTGA